A section of the Quatrionicoccus australiensis genome encodes:
- the flgK gene encoding flagellar hook-associated protein FlgK produces the protein MGGLISIAVTGINAAQAGLLTTSNNISNLSTAGYTRQRVVQASNPTIMTGAGGIGQGTHVVTVERMYSEALTKQVLSAQTNVSSLDTYNAQISQIDNMLADKTSGLTPVVQEFFDAIQAVATNPSSTSSRQSMISAADTMVTSFQSMYSRLDEMKDGVNSQISSLVTSINTYTQEIGDINQRIISASSLNGQAPNDLLDKRDQLVSKLNELVKVNVTTDTDGSYNVFVGSGQQLVVGSRVTQMAAVASSADPSRIVVGLVGAAGNVQELPESLITGGELGGFLSFRSQALDTSFNQLGLMASSMALTFNAQNALGQDMLGNIAGDTGFIADFFKISQPTVTSRSSNAVGSPTVSASFDAASYNGTNFYTDLTSSDYQLSYDGSNFSLKRLSDNTAWSGASIADINTALAADPQGFSLSSTAGAFAAGDSYLIQPTHFGARQFSVDSSVAADPRLVAAAAPARASAALTNTGSTTVGSVSVGPNYSTNGLPLAISYDGTGLTGFPVGSVTVTVGGNPPVTYPITATTDTVTFTSGATYTINATNTAASPAGVSLVFSGVPATGDAFTVAANSSGVEDASNIVRMGNLQTQNTMLGGSATYQDNYAAFVNDIGNKTSASEISSSAQTTLLSQATAARESVSGVNRDEEAAKLIEYQQAYQASAKILEIASNIFDTLISLG, from the coding sequence ATGGGTGGTTTAATCAGTATCGCGGTCACAGGAATCAATGCAGCTCAGGCTGGATTGCTGACCACCAGCAACAATATTTCCAACCTCAGTACTGCGGGATATACCCGTCAGCGTGTGGTGCAGGCATCGAATCCGACCATCATGACCGGGGCTGGCGGCATCGGCCAGGGCACGCATGTTGTGACCGTTGAGCGCATGTACAGCGAGGCATTGACCAAACAGGTGCTGAGTGCGCAGACCAACGTCAGTTCGCTTGACACCTATAACGCCCAGATTTCCCAGATCGACAATATGCTGGCGGATAAAACCTCGGGCTTGACGCCCGTGGTGCAGGAATTCTTTGATGCCATTCAGGCGGTGGCAACCAATCCGTCGTCCACCTCTTCGCGTCAGTCGATGATTTCCGCTGCCGATACCATGGTGACCAGCTTCCAAAGCATGTATAGCCGCCTGGATGAAATGAAGGATGGTGTCAATTCGCAGATTTCCAGTCTGGTGACATCGATCAATACTTATACCCAGGAAATTGGTGATATCAACCAGCGGATTATTTCTGCCAGTTCTCTCAATGGACAGGCTCCTAATGATTTGCTCGACAAACGGGATCAACTGGTTTCGAAGCTCAACGAGTTGGTCAAGGTTAATGTGACGACCGACACCGATGGCAGCTACAACGTTTTTGTTGGGAGTGGTCAGCAATTGGTGGTTGGCAGTCGGGTGACCCAGATGGCTGCAGTTGCCTCCTCGGCCGATCCATCACGGATTGTGGTCGGTCTGGTCGGTGCAGCAGGTAATGTGCAGGAACTGCCGGAGTCCTTGATTACCGGAGGGGAACTGGGTGGGTTCCTGAGCTTTCGCTCGCAGGCGCTTGATACTTCGTTCAATCAATTGGGCCTGATGGCCAGTTCGATGGCGCTAACCTTTAATGCCCAGAACGCCCTGGGTCAGGACATGCTCGGTAATATTGCCGGAGATACCGGCTTCATTGCAGATTTCTTCAAGATTAGCCAGCCAACAGTCACCTCCCGCTCCAGCAATGCAGTTGGCAGCCCGACGGTTTCTGCGAGCTTTGATGCGGCTTCGTATAACGGAACGAATTTCTACACGGATCTGACTTCCAGCGACTATCAGCTTTCTTATGATGGCAGCAATTTTTCATTGAAGCGTCTATCGGATAATACTGCCTGGTCCGGGGCCTCGATCGCCGATATCAATACCGCTTTGGCGGCTGACCCCCAGGGGTTCAGCTTGAGTTCAACCGCTGGTGCTTTTGCTGCCGGTGATAGCTATCTGATACAGCCTACGCATTTTGGTGCACGCCAGTTTTCTGTCGATAGCAGTGTTGCTGCGGATCCCCGACTGGTTGCTGCGGCTGCCCCAGCAAGGGCCTCCGCTGCATTGACCAATACAGGAAGTACTACGGTCGGTTCAGTCAGTGTCGGTCCCAATTATTCGACAAATGGTTTGCCGCTGGCGATCAGCTATGACGGAACCGGTTTGACCGGCTTCCCTGTGGGGTCGGTAACGGTCACTGTCGGTGGCAATCCACCGGTGACTTACCCGATCACGGCGACAACCGATACGGTGACCTTTACTTCAGGGGCAACCTACACAATCAACGCGACCAATACGGCAGCTTCGCCAGCAGGAGTGTCGCTGGTTTTTTCCGGTGTGCCGGCAACCGGCGACGCGTTCACCGTTGCTGCCAACAGCAGCGGTGTTGAGGATGCCAGCAATATCGTCAGGATGGGCAATTTGCAGACCCAAAATACGATGTTGGGTGGCTCGGCAACCTATCAGGATAACTATGCTGCTTTTGTTAACGACATTGGCAACAAGACTTCAGCCTCCGAGATTTCCTCATCAGCCCAGACTACTTTGCTGTCGCAGGCTACAGCAGCACGTGAATCAGTTTCCGGAGTCAATCGTGACGAAGAGGCGGCTAAATTGATCGAGTATCAGCAGGCGTATCAGGCCTCCGCCAAAATCCTCGAAATTGCCTCCAATATTTTTGATACCTTGATCTCGCTTGGGTAA
- the flgL gene encoding flagellar hook-associated protein FlgL: MSMRISTQQLYNGGTSGIQRLQSEVYTLQNQVDTGRRIVTPKDDPVGAAQVLVVTQTQAVNELYIKNQQTATTKLGALDNVLGGVGEELKNIYDNALAAGNGSYSDSERAAVASELSERLKNLVSLANSQDGTGRYIFSGFQSTTTPFALSANASPYSLSNAYMSYSGDDGVQALQVSASQNLETSVPGSEVFMRVKDAAGNVTGRSMFDAVQNMVNFLKTPGASASSATYTQALGDITASMDNVLTVRAGVGSKLSSLESISNMAADQKLQYKEQLSNLEDLDYASALSSVSQKKLQLEAAMASFTLTSKLSLFDYI; this comes from the coding sequence ATGAGCATGAGAATTAGCACCCAGCAACTCTATAACGGCGGAACCAGTGGTATTCAGCGTTTGCAGAGTGAGGTTTATACCCTGCAGAATCAGGTGGATACGGGACGGCGGATCGTGACGCCCAAGGACGATCCGGTTGGTGCGGCGCAGGTTCTGGTGGTGACCCAGACCCAGGCGGTCAACGAGTTGTATATCAAGAATCAACAGACGGCGACCACCAAGCTCGGGGCGCTTGATAACGTCCTGGGTGGGGTTGGTGAGGAGCTGAAAAATATTTACGACAATGCTTTGGCGGCAGGTAATGGCAGCTACTCCGACTCCGAGCGTGCTGCGGTGGCAAGCGAACTCTCCGAGCGGTTAAAAAATCTGGTATCTCTTGCCAATTCGCAGGATGGGACCGGGCGTTACATATTCTCCGGCTTTCAATCAACGACTACGCCATTTGCCTTGAGTGCAAATGCTTCACCCTATTCATTGAGCAATGCTTACATGAGTTACAGTGGTGACGATGGTGTTCAAGCCTTGCAGGTCAGCGCCAGCCAGAATCTGGAAACCAGTGTGCCGGGAAGCGAGGTGTTCATGCGCGTCAAGGATGCCGCTGGCAATGTGACCGGGCGAAGCATGTTTGATGCAGTTCAGAACATGGTCAACTTCCTCAAGACTCCGGGAGCGAGTGCTTCTTCGGCGACCTACACTCAGGCGCTCGGTGATATCACCGCTTCAATGGATAATGTATTGACTGTCCGTGCTGGGGTCGGCTCCAAACTCTCGTCTCTTGAGAGTATTTCGAACATGGCTGCAGATCAAAAACTTCAATACAAAGAGCAACTCTCCAATCTCGAGGATCTTGATTACGCCTCGGCGCTTTCCAGTGTGTCACAAAAGAAACTCCAGCTTGAAGCGGCCATGGCATCATTTACGCTAACTTCCAAACTCAGCCTTTTTGATTACATATGA
- the fliR gene encoding flagellar biosynthetic protein FliR — translation MISLTSVQLDTWIAAFIYPLARILAFIAAAPLWSTAGIPRRTRLVLGISIAVAIAPGLPTMPSVAPASLFGLWILAQQILIGLGMGFAAKIVFSAVDFAGEFIGAQMGLGFATSYDPLNSSQTAVITEFMSLLSLLMFLSLNGHLLYVGTLAQSFTAIPVSALPLAAESWLNLAELGGKIFSAGLLLALPIVVALMITNVALAVLTRAAPQLNIFALGFPLTLSIGFVGLAISLNYLAEPLQALFEFGMSAMLGFAVPAR, via the coding sequence ATGATCAGCCTGACTTCAGTTCAGCTCGATACGTGGATTGCCGCCTTCATTTATCCACTGGCGCGCATTCTTGCCTTTATCGCTGCGGCCCCACTCTGGAGTACAGCTGGCATCCCTCGCCGTACTCGCCTGGTGCTCGGCATCAGTATCGCTGTTGCCATCGCGCCGGGACTACCGACAATGCCGTCCGTAGCGCCGGCATCCTTGTTTGGACTATGGATTCTTGCTCAACAGATCCTGATCGGATTGGGTATGGGCTTTGCTGCAAAAATCGTGTTCAGCGCAGTAGATTTTGCCGGGGAATTCATCGGCGCACAAATGGGGCTGGGATTTGCCACCTCCTACGACCCGCTCAACTCATCACAAACGGCTGTCATCACCGAATTCATGAGCCTTCTCTCCCTGCTCATGTTTCTCTCGCTGAATGGTCACCTGCTCTATGTCGGGACCTTGGCTCAAAGTTTTACAGCCATTCCCGTCAGCGCATTGCCACTCGCCGCTGAAAGCTGGCTTAACCTTGCCGAGCTGGGCGGCAAAATATTCTCCGCAGGGCTTCTGCTGGCATTACCGATCGTCGTTGCACTGATGATTACCAACGTAGCCCTGGCTGTTCTGACACGGGCCGCACCACAACTGAACATCTTTGCCCTGGGCTTCCCACTGACCCTCAGCATCGGTTTTGTCGGACTGGCAATCAGCCTCAATTACCTTGCCGAACCTCTTCAGGCACTCTTCGAGTTCGGCATGAGTGCCATGCTGGGATTTGCGGTTCCCGCCCGCTAA
- the fliQ gene encoding flagellar biosynthesis protein FliQ, with the protein MTPGTVMEIGRQAIEVTLTIAAPMLLAALVVGLIVSIFQAATQLNEATLQFVPKLVVMFLVLLLVGPWMLQYLMDYIQRLFESIPQLIG; encoded by the coding sequence ATGACCCCCGGCACCGTCATGGAAATCGGCCGCCAGGCAATCGAAGTCACGCTGACCATTGCCGCTCCGATGCTACTGGCTGCCCTGGTGGTCGGCCTGATCGTCAGCATCTTCCAGGCGGCTACCCAATTGAACGAAGCGACGCTGCAATTCGTTCCGAAGCTGGTCGTGATGTTTCTCGTCCTGCTTCTGGTCGGGCCCTGGATGCTGCAATACCTGATGGACTATATCCAGCGCCTGTTCGAGAGCATCCCGCAACTGATCGGCTGA
- the fliP gene encoding flagellar type III secretion system pore protein FliP (The bacterial flagellar biogenesis protein FliP forms a type III secretion system (T3SS)-type pore required for flagellar assembly.) encodes MLKRSLALLVLLAPVSLALAQVGGLPAITSSPASGGGTTYSLTIQTLLLMTALTFIPAVVLMMTGFTRIIIVLSLLRHAMGTQTSPPNQVIVGLSLFLTFFVMSPVLEKVYTDAYVPLAENKINIMQAADRAAIPMRGFMLKQTRESDLALFAGIAKIDKIEKPEDTPLRILVPAFVISELKTAFQIGFIVFIPFLVIDMVVASLLMSMGMMMMSPVMVALPFKLMLFVLVDGWHLVIGSLIQSFGA; translated from the coding sequence GTGCTTAAGCGCAGCCTCGCCTTGCTTGTGCTCCTGGCACCAGTCTCACTTGCCCTCGCGCAGGTAGGGGGCTTACCTGCCATCACCAGCAGCCCGGCGTCAGGTGGCGGCACCACCTACTCGCTGACGATCCAGACGCTGCTGCTGATGACAGCGCTGACCTTCATCCCGGCCGTGGTGCTGATGATGACCGGCTTTACGCGCATCATCATCGTCCTTTCCCTCCTCCGCCATGCGATGGGAACCCAGACCTCCCCTCCGAACCAGGTCATTGTTGGACTATCGCTGTTCCTGACCTTCTTCGTGATGTCCCCGGTGCTCGAAAAGGTCTATACCGATGCCTACGTGCCACTCGCCGAAAATAAGATCAACATCATGCAGGCCGCAGACAGGGCGGCGATCCCGATGCGCGGCTTCATGCTCAAGCAGACCCGAGAGTCAGACCTGGCATTATTTGCCGGCATTGCCAAGATTGACAAGATCGAAAAGCCTGAAGACACGCCACTACGCATCCTGGTACCGGCTTTCGTCATCAGCGAGCTGAAAACGGCTTTCCAGATCGGCTTTATCGTTTTCATCCCCTTTCTGGTCATCGACATGGTGGTCGCCAGCCTGCTGATGTCCATGGGTATGATGATGATGTCGCCAGTGATGGTGGCACTACCATTCAAACTCATGCTGTTCGTCCTGGTTGACGGTTGGCATCTCGTCATTGGCTCACTGATTCAGAGTTTCGGCGCATGA
- the fliO gene encoding flagellar biosynthetic protein FliO translates to MPGHLLRTLLLLLPLSAHAAEAANTGVSLSTYLQAGLALLLIVGILFGTAWMARKVSGGKGFGHGDMKIIGGVALGPRERIVLVEVGEDWLVIGIVPGQIRTLHRLPKGSQFPDKPDSAGDKPFSLWFKAVSERGNDRA, encoded by the coding sequence ATGCCGGGCCATCTGTTGCGCACCCTTCTCCTGCTGCTTCCTCTTTCCGCCCACGCGGCCGAAGCCGCCAATACCGGCGTCTCGTTGAGCACCTACCTGCAGGCAGGACTTGCCTTGCTGCTGATTGTCGGGATTCTGTTCGGTACCGCCTGGATGGCGCGAAAGGTCTCCGGCGGCAAGGGATTCGGCCACGGCGACATGAAAATCATTGGCGGCGTGGCGCTCGGTCCACGCGAGCGTATTGTTCTTGTCGAGGTCGGCGAAGACTGGCTGGTTATTGGCATTGTTCCCGGTCAAATTCGTACCCTGCATCGGCTCCCCAAGGGAAGCCAATTCCCTGACAAACCGGACTCGGCAGGAGACAAACCCTTTTCCCTATGGTTCAAGGCAGTTTCTGAACGAGGTAACGACCGTGCTTAA
- the fliN gene encoding flagellar motor switch protein FliN, with the protein MAEEMENIENPAAEEEQISEDDWAAAMAEQAIVDAAPAAQPADIFPSFGGTTGNNGMMNELDMILDIPVQITVELGRTKITIKNLLQLAHGSVVELDAMAGEPMDVLVNGTLIAQGEVVVVNDKFGIRLTDIITPSERMRKLNR; encoded by the coding sequence ATGGCTGAAGAAATGGAAAATATCGAGAACCCGGCGGCAGAAGAAGAACAGATCAGCGAAGACGACTGGGCTGCAGCCATGGCAGAGCAGGCGATCGTCGATGCCGCCCCGGCAGCCCAGCCTGCCGACATCTTCCCTTCTTTTGGCGGCACTACCGGCAACAATGGCATGATGAACGAGCTCGACATGATTCTGGATATTCCCGTCCAGATCACCGTCGAATTGGGACGCACAAAAATCACCATCAAGAACCTGCTGCAACTGGCCCACGGCTCGGTCGTTGAACTTGACGCCATGGCCGGCGAACCGATGGATGTACTGGTAAACGGCACCTTGATTGCCCAGGGTGAAGTCGTTGTCGTGAACGACAAGTTCGGCATTCGTTTGACCGATATCATCACCCCCTCCGAGCGGATGCGAAAACTCAATCGCTAA